A section of the Clostridium omnivorum genome encodes:
- the spoVAE gene encoding stage V sporulation protein AE — MGKFIWAFIIGGGICVIGQLMMDVFKLTPAHTTCTLVVIGAILGGIGLYDPLIKFAGAGASIPISSFGNSLVKGALEEASRYGIIGVLTGIFEVTSAGISAAIIFGFIASIVFRPKG; from the coding sequence ATGGGAAAATTCATATGGGCATTTATTATAGGTGGAGGAATATGTGTTATAGGACAATTAATGATGGATGTTTTTAAGCTTACACCTGCTCATACTACTTGTACTCTAGTAGTAATAGGTGCGATTCTTGGAGGGATCGGATTATATGACCCTCTTATTAAATTTGCAGGTGCTGGTGCATCTATTCCAATAAGTAGCTTTGGGAATTCCTTGGTAAAGGGAGCTTTAGAGGAAGCAAGTAGATATGGAATAATAGGCGTACTTACTGGTATTTTTGAAGTAACTAGTGCCGGTATTTCTGCAGCTATAATATTTGGATTTATAGCGTCAATAGTATTTAGACCTAAGGGTTAG
- the spoVAD gene encoding stage V sporulation protein AD: MRIGHQSLKFKSQPKIIASSAVVGPFEGAGELANDFDIVHDDIWLGQNSFEKAEKKLLEEACDTAIKKSNIKKEDINFFVSGDLMNQIISSSFTARTLAIPYFGVFGACSSSMEGLALASILVESGAADYVVAGACSHNASAEKQYRYPTEYGGQKPPTAQWTVTGAGAGIIARNGAGPKVTSATIGKVVDMGLSDPFNMGSAMAPAAVDTLEAHFRDLEIQPDYYDFIATGDLGAVGHKIAWDLLEKHGVNMPPDIFNDCGLMIYKPTQPVFSGGSGCGCSAAVTYGHIMKRIRNGELKKVLIVATGALLSPMSYQQKESIPCIAHAVSIEM, from the coding sequence ATGAGAATAGGTCATCAATCTTTGAAATTTAAAAGCCAGCCTAAAATAATAGCATCTTCTGCAGTGGTCGGACCCTTTGAGGGAGCAGGAGAATTAGCTAATGATTTTGATATAGTTCATGATGATATCTGGCTAGGACAGAATAGCTTTGAAAAAGCAGAAAAAAAGCTTTTAGAAGAAGCATGTGATACAGCTATAAAAAAGAGCAATATAAAAAAAGAAGATATAAATTTTTTCGTAAGCGGGGATTTAATGAATCAGATTATTTCAAGTAGCTTTACTGCTAGAACATTGGCAATACCATACTTTGGAGTGTTTGGTGCATGTTCAAGCTCTATGGAAGGACTTGCGTTAGCTTCTATATTAGTTGAAAGTGGAGCTGCTGATTATGTAGTAGCCGGGGCATGCAGTCACAATGCCTCTGCTGAAAAACAGTATAGGTATCCAACTGAATATGGAGGGCAAAAGCCACCTACCGCTCAGTGGACAGTTACTGGTGCAGGGGCTGGGATAATAGCAAGAAATGGAGCTGGACCAAAGGTTACTTCTGCAACTATTGGAAAGGTTGTAGATATGGGACTATCAGATCCATTTAATATGGGAAGCGCAATGGCTCCTGCAGCGGTGGATACATTAGAAGCACATTTTAGGGATTTGGAAATACAACCTGATTATTATGATTTTATAGCTACTGGCGATTTAGGTGCGGTTGGGCATAAAATAGCATGGGACTTATTAGAAAAGCATGGAGTAAATATGCCGCCGGATATATTTAATGATTGTGGACTAATGATTTATAAGCCAACTCAACCGGTATTTTCGGGAGGAAGCGGCTGTGGATGTTCCGCTGCTGTTACCTATGGACATATCATGAAAAGAATAAGAAATGGGGAGCTTAAAAAAGTACTTATAGTTGCAACAGGTGCATTGCTTTCACCTATGTCATATCAACAGAAGGAAAGCATACCTTGTATTGCTCATGCGGTATCAATAGAAATGTAG
- the spoVAC gene encoding stage V sporulation protein AC, producing the protein MSDKKKKKLTPMQQEYQAFAKEREPKRPIAVNCLRAFLVGGLICTFGQGLQMIFIKYFNFSEQTAGNPTAAVLIIISVLLTGLGVYDHIGQWAGAGTAVPVTGFANSIASAAIEHRSEGFVLGVGGNMFKLAGSVIAFGVFSAFVVAIVKLTLQWLGGM; encoded by the coding sequence ATGTCAGATAAAAAGAAGAAAAAATTGACTCCAATGCAGCAGGAATATCAAGCTTTTGCGAAAGAAAGAGAACCTAAAAGACCAATTGCAGTAAATTGTTTGCGTGCTTTTTTAGTTGGAGGTCTTATATGTACCTTTGGCCAAGGACTACAAATGATTTTTATAAAATATTTTAATTTTAGTGAACAAACAGCAGGCAATCCTACTGCTGCAGTTTTAATAATAATATCTGTGCTTTTAACTGGACTGGGAGTATACGACCACATTGGACAATGGGCAGGTGCAGGAACTGCTGTTCCTGTGACAGGATTTGCAAATTCAATTGCTTCAGCTGCTATTGAACATAGAAGTGAGGGCTTTGTACTTGGAGTAGGAGGAAATATGTTTAAGCTTGCTGGTTCAGTTATAGCATTTGGTGTTTTTTCAGCTTTTGTTGTTGCTATAGTGAAGCTCACATTACAGTGGTTAGGTGGGATGTAA
- a CDS encoding DUF421 domain-containing protein — MKGALIIFLRSLILFFLTLILTRIMGKKNISKMTSFNLINYIVIAIIACLTSLNVITNFAFGLMALLIWSLIPIALDYAAMKSKKINDLINGKETILIKEGKVMEDNLKQVKLSGGELLKGLRDKNIFAISEVEFAVMEHTGDINVLLKSDQKPLSPKDMGQKVSPKIETQTVILDGSVINEALNNLGLSQGWLNEQLSNIGVSLDNVFVGQVDSNGELYVDLFDDLIQMPKPQDRELLYASIEKCQADLETYSMECNNAEAKAMYRKNAAKLKQVMDKLQPYLLK; from the coding sequence ATGAAAGGTGCTTTAATTATTTTTTTAAGGTCTTTAATTCTGTTTTTTTTGACTTTAATCCTTACTAGAATTATGGGAAAAAAAAATATTTCAAAGATGACTTCCTTCAATTTAATTAATTATATAGTCATTGCTATTATTGCCTGTTTGACATCCTTGAATGTAATAACAAATTTTGCTTTTGGATTAATGGCATTGCTTATTTGGAGCTTAATACCAATAGCTTTAGATTATGCGGCTATGAAGAGCAAAAAAATAAATGACTTAATAAATGGTAAAGAAACTATATTAATAAAAGAAGGAAAGGTAATGGAGGATAACTTAAAACAGGTTAAACTTTCTGGGGGAGAGCTTCTAAAGGGCCTTCGCGATAAAAATATTTTTGCTATATCTGAAGTTGAATTTGCTGTTATGGAGCACACAGGGGATATAAATGTTCTTTTAAAGTCAGATCAAAAACCGCTTAGTCCAAAGGATATGGGGCAGAAGGTATCACCTAAAATAGAAACTCAAACAGTTATATTAGACGGCAGTGTAATAAATGAAGCTTTAAATAATTTGGGGCTTAGCCAAGGTTGGCTTAATGAACAGCTGTCAAATATAGGAGTATCGTTAGATAATGTGTTCGTAGGTCAAGTTGATTCAAATGGTGAATTATATGTAGATTTATTTGATGATTTAATTCAAATGCCTAAGCCTCAGGATAGAGAATTGCTTTATGCAAGCATAGAAAAGTGTCAAGCTGACCTTGAAACTTATTCCATGGAATGCAATAATGCTGAAGCAAAGGCTATGTATAGGAAAAATGCAGCAAAATTAAAGCAGGTTATGGATAAATTGCAGCCTTATCTACTTAAATAA
- a CDS encoding DUF1657 domain-containing protein, translated as MTVASQVKQTLNGLKSIEASLRTYSIKSQSKESKAVYSEALKTTNQIVKDVEKRVKTLESQEPQYKGK; from the coding sequence TTGACAGTTGCCTCTCAAGTAAAACAAACTCTTAATGGTTTAAAGAGTATAGAAGCAAGCTTAAGGACTTATTCAATAAAGTCCCAGAGTAAAGAGTCAAAAGCAGTTTATAGTGAAGCCCTAAAAACTACAAATCAGATAGTTAAGGATGTTGAAAAACGAGTAAAAACATTGGAATCTCAAGAGCCGCAGTATAAAGGGAAATAG
- a CDS encoding nucleoside kinase: MEKFKLLLKDGREFDVEKGKCIHEIIKEFSLENELPVVLSKIDNKYVELTSNLESGGTFQVVDISSNMGMRTYIRTLQYVFIKAVMDLYPEAVITLEHSLSKGIFGEIHKATPLNCDEIEKIKIRMQELIDRDIPIKKISVTKDEAVEIFTRYNMKDKLGLLRHVTADNVKLYELDGRYDYFYGSMAFSTGVLKYFDLMCYQSGFILRHPSEENPTVIPKFVERKKLSKIFYETEQWGNILGVGDVGSLNDKVVSGEIVNLIRVAEAFHEKKIAYIADMINDRKETKLVLIAGPSSSGKTTFARRLGIQLEANGLIPIPISLDDYFVDREKTPKDENGEYDFESIYALDLELFNRNLEQILKGEEVNIPTFNFKSGTREWNGDKIKLPKNGVLIIEGIHGLNEMLTTSIPKENKFKIYISALTQLNLDDHNRIATTDVRILRRIVRDYLSRGYGGEQTLKMWPSIRRGEEKNIFVFQEEADVMFNSTLVYELCVLKKFALEELNKIGPESPAYYEALRLRSFLNFFKEVDTKYVPDISILREFIGGSFFYKY, translated from the coding sequence ATGGAAAAATTTAAATTGCTATTAAAGGATGGTAGAGAATTTGATGTTGAAAAGGGTAAGTGTATACATGAAATTATAAAGGAATTTAGCTTGGAGAATGAATTACCAGTAGTGCTGAGTAAAATTGATAACAAATACGTTGAGCTCACCTCCAATTTAGAAAGTGGAGGAACTTTTCAAGTTGTAGATATTAGCAGCAATATGGGGATGAGAACCTATATAAGAACTCTACAATATGTTTTCATAAAGGCTGTGATGGATTTATATCCTGAAGCCGTTATAACGCTAGAACACTCTTTAAGTAAGGGTATATTTGGTGAAATCCACAAGGCTACGCCACTGAATTGTGATGAAATAGAGAAAATAAAGATAAGAATGCAGGAGCTTATAGATAGAGATATTCCAATTAAAAAGATATCTGTTACTAAGGATGAAGCTGTTGAAATTTTTACTAGGTATAATATGAAAGATAAGCTTGGGCTTTTAAGGCATGTCACAGCAGATAATGTAAAGCTATATGAGCTGGATGGCAGATATGATTATTTTTATGGTTCAATGGCATTTTCCACTGGAGTATTAAAGTATTTTGATCTAATGTGCTATCAATCTGGGTTTATACTAAGACATCCTTCAGAAGAAAATCCAACAGTAATTCCAAAGTTTGTTGAGAGAAAGAAGCTTTCAAAAATTTTTTATGAAACGGAACAATGGGGTAATATACTTGGAGTTGGAGATGTAGGGTCTTTAAATGATAAGGTAGTAAGTGGCGAAATAGTGAATCTAATTAGAGTTGCAGAGGCCTTCCATGAAAAGAAAATTGCTTATATAGCAGATATGATAAACGACAGAAAAGAAACTAAGCTGGTTCTTATAGCTGGACCATCTTCATCAGGAAAAACAACCTTTGCGAGAAGGCTGGGGATTCAACTGGAAGCTAATGGTTTAATACCTATTCCAATTTCATTAGATGACTATTTTGTTGATAGAGAAAAAACACCTAAGGATGAAAATGGAGAATATGATTTTGAATCTATCTATGCTCTTGATTTAGAACTGTTTAACAGGAATTTAGAGCAAATTTTAAAAGGGGAAGAAGTGAATATTCCTACCTTTAATTTTAAGAGCGGCACAAGGGAATGGAATGGAGATAAAATAAAGCTTCCGAAGAATGGTGTTCTAATAATAGAAGGTATTCATGGGCTTAATGAAATGCTGACAACTTCAATACCTAAGGAGAATAAATTTAAAATATACATCAGTGCTCTTACTCAATTAAACTTAGATGACCATAATAGAATTGCTACTACTGATGTTAGGATACTAAGGAGAATAGTGAGAGACTATTTATCTAGAGGATATGGCGGGGAGCAGACTTTAAAGATGTGGCCATCTATTAGAAGAGGAGAAGAAAAAAATATATTCGTATTTCAAGAGGAAGCTGATGTTATGTTTAACTCCACTTTAGTGTATGAATTATGTGTACTTAAAAAGTTTGCCTTGGAGGAGTTAAATAAAATAGGACCAGAAAGCCCAGCATATTACGAGGCTTTACGCTTAAGGAGCTTCTTAAATTTCTTTAAGGAAGTAGATACAAAATATGTGCCTGATATATCAATATTAAGAGAATTTATTGGTGGAAGTTTCTTTTACAAATATTAA
- a CDS encoding DUF421 domain-containing protein — MFISLIRTMILYFVVVFTMRIMGKRQIGQLQPFELVIAIMISELASLPMQDNRIPLFHGVIPIITLLALQVIISVLQLKSEKARVVFCGKPSILIKNGIIDIQQLKEQRYNINDLMEEIRLQGYYNLEDIQYAILETSGQLSIIPKTGLTFPSKDDLNIKYSQDQLPVTLILDGNINKNNLNIIGKNQSWLESQLKKNNVPSSSRVFIALIDSKGKFYYQLKNNGGSNK; from the coding sequence ATGTTTATATCTCTAATTAGAACAATGATACTGTATTTCGTAGTTGTGTTTACAATGAGAATTATGGGAAAACGTCAAATAGGGCAACTGCAGCCTTTTGAGCTTGTAATAGCAATTATGATATCAGAACTTGCCTCACTTCCTATGCAAGATAACAGGATTCCACTGTTTCACGGTGTAATACCAATAATAACCTTATTAGCTCTTCAAGTTATAATATCTGTATTACAGCTGAAAAGTGAGAAGGCTAGAGTAGTTTTTTGCGGCAAACCTAGTATTCTAATTAAAAATGGAATAATAGATATACAGCAGTTAAAAGAGCAAAGATATAATATTAATGACTTAATGGAAGAAATTAGACTACAAGGATATTATAACTTAGAAGACATCCAATATGCCATACTAGAAACAAGTGGTCAACTATCCATAATACCGAAAACAGGCCTAACTTTTCCTTCTAAAGATGATCTAAATATAAAATACTCCCAAGATCAGCTTCCTGTAACTTTAATTTTGGATGGAAATATTAATAAAAACAATTTAAATATTATAGGTAAAAATCAGTCCTGGCTTGAAAGTCAATTAAAAAAGAATAACGTCCCGTCTTCCAGTAGAGTATTCATAGCATTAATAGATTCAAAAGGAAAATTCTATTATCAATTAAAAAATAATGGAGGATCAAATAAATGA
- a CDS encoding DUF4363 family protein, protein MKKIIISLGIFVIMIVGMIFSILYLNKVCKDLEDITSNIESYINEDNMKKAYDTSQSLTKKWKKYSESISIFVNHQEIDNIETELSKIPQYIKEDSKDEALASVRVLNFFLNHVKNMEKITIQNIF, encoded by the coding sequence ATGAAAAAAATAATTATTTCCCTAGGCATTTTTGTAATAATGATTGTCGGGATGATTTTTTCTATTCTATATTTAAATAAGGTATGTAAGGACTTAGAAGATATCACAAGTAATATAGAATCCTATATAAATGAAGATAATATGAAGAAAGCCTATGATACTTCACAAAGTCTAACAAAGAAGTGGAAAAAGTATTCAGAATCTATATCTATTTTTGTAAACCACCAAGAAATTGATAATATTGAGACTGAACTTTCAAAGATACCTCAATATATTAAGGAAGACAGTAAGGATGAAGCACTAGCCAGCGTACGGGTGCTTAATTTTTTCTTGAACCATGTAAAAAACATGGAAAAGATAACTATTCAAAACATTTTTTAA
- the fba gene encoding class II fructose-1,6-bisphosphate aldolase: protein MALVTTKEMFKKAYKGGYAIGAFNINDMEIIQGVVNGAKAQNSPVILQVSSSAIKFAGAKYLRHMVEAASEETGIDIALHLDHGANLDIVKLAIENGFTSVMFDGSHYEYEENVRLTKEVVEYAHARGVVVEAELGQLAGVEDEVSVEHSKYTDPSQAEDFVKRTGVDSLAIAIGTSHGAYKFAGEAKLRFDILEDIQSRLPGFPIVLHGASAVDPKYVEMCNQFGGNIAGAKGVPLDMLRKASSMAVCKINMDTDLRLAMTGILRKFLAENPKEFDPRKYMGAARTAIQELVENKIKDVLGSGNTL from the coding sequence ATGGCATTAGTTACTACCAAGGAAATGTTTAAAAAAGCCTATAAAGGCGGGTATGCAATTGGAGCATTTAACATTAATGATATGGAAATAATCCAAGGCGTTGTAAATGGAGCTAAAGCTCAAAATTCACCAGTAATATTACAAGTGTCCTCCAGTGCAATTAAATTTGCAGGAGCTAAATATTTAAGGCATATGGTAGAAGCAGCTTCAGAAGAAACTGGTATAGATATAGCTCTTCATCTTGATCATGGTGCTAATCTAGATATAGTTAAGCTTGCTATAGAAAATGGTTTTACATCAGTAATGTTTGATGGTTCACATTATGAATATGAAGAAAATGTTAGATTAACTAAGGAAGTAGTTGAATATGCCCATGCTAGAGGAGTTGTAGTTGAGGCAGAACTTGGACAACTTGCTGGCGTAGAAGATGAGGTTTCTGTTGAACACAGCAAATATACTGATCCGAGTCAAGCTGAAGATTTTGTAAAAAGGACCGGTGTTGATTCTTTAGCTATTGCCATAGGAACAAGCCATGGTGCTTATAAATTCGCTGGAGAAGCTAAATTGAGATTTGATATTCTTGAAGATATCCAAAGTAGATTACCTGGCTTCCCAATAGTTCTTCATGGTGCCTCTGCTGTAGATCCAAAATATGTTGAAATGTGTAATCAATTTGGAGGAAACATAGCAGGAGCTAAGGGAGTACCTTTAGATATGCTTAGAAAAGCTTCATCAATGGCTGTATGTAAAATAAATATGGACACTGATTTAAGGCTTGCAATGACAGGTATTCTTAGAAAGTTCTTAGCAGAGAATCCAAAAGAATTTGACCCTAGAAAATACATGGGTGCTGCAAGAACTGCTATTCAAGAGTTAGTTGAAAACAAAATTAAAGATGTATTAGGCTCTGGAAATACACTTTAA
- a CDS encoding peroxiredoxin, whose amino-acid sequence MERFVGKAAPSFKMTTAIGDGSGFGEAKLDDYKGKWLVMFFYPLDFTFVCPTEITGYSKRAEEFKKLGADLLAVSIDSEHSHKAWINLETEKGGLGKINFPIASDITKNVARDYGVLIEEEGIALRGLFIIDPDGLIRYSVVHDLNIGRSVDETLRVLQALQAGGLCPVDWEPGEALL is encoded by the coding sequence ATGGAAAGATTTGTTGGTAAGGCAGCACCAAGTTTTAAAATGACTACAGCAATTGGTGACGGATCAGGTTTTGGAGAAGCAAAACTTGATGATTATAAAGGAAAATGGCTGGTAATGTTCTTCTATCCTCTAGACTTTACATTTGTATGCCCAACAGAAATTACTGGATACAGTAAAAGAGCTGAGGAATTTAAGAAGCTTGGGGCAGATTTATTAGCTGTAAGTATTGATAGTGAACATTCTCATAAAGCATGGATTAATCTTGAAACTGAAAAGGGTGGGCTTGGAAAGATCAATTTTCCAATAGCTTCAGATATTACAAAGAATGTTGCTCGTGACTACGGCGTTCTTATAGAGGAAGAAGGCATAGCTTTAAGAGGCCTATTTATAATTGACCCTGATGGATTAATTAGATATTCTGTAGTTCACGATTTGAATATTGGTAGAAGCGTAGATGAAACTCTTAGAGTACTCCAAGCACTACAGGCAGGTGGATTATGCCCAGTAGATTGGGAACCAGGAGAAGCATTGCTATAA
- a CDS encoding nucleoid-associated protein, whose product MEYIKEITINEAVLHILDNSSEEPLLNEFYLDLNEETYKFLLRHIERCLKDEELKYACFNPERNIVKELSQEYLNGMNNLLEVSKELSRQMFILMKSKGSIPSCDLLIVSISTEFGPMLGILKLDYIKNYTHSVDFQDNKIDINIIPQVTGLPVSSQKIQKCAFIKPIREEQEFNLMVIDKSNNKDKEEYGTNYFITSYLGCSVVNNERDMTRNFVSAAENWTRDRLSEDADSAEKLRSTIKKRLKEDEHIDVKALSEDLFKEEHQTKQDFIEFVAAHGVEEQVPVDKAWVEKKLKRVRLKIDKDIDLYINEETYNDNERMEIQRNGDGSINIVIKHVINYIEK is encoded by the coding sequence TTGGAATACATTAAGGAAATTACTATAAATGAGGCAGTACTACACATATTGGACAATAGCTCTGAAGAGCCTTTATTAAATGAATTCTATTTAGATCTAAATGAGGAGACATACAAGTTTTTACTAAGACATATAGAAAGATGTTTAAAAGATGAAGAACTAAAATATGCCTGTTTCAATCCAGAACGGAATATTGTTAAAGAATTATCTCAGGAATATTTAAATGGAATGAACAATTTGTTAGAAGTTTCAAAAGAACTTTCAAGGCAAATGTTTATTCTAATGAAGTCAAAAGGAAGTATACCATCCTGTGATTTACTTATTGTTTCTATTTCAACAGAATTTGGACCAATGCTTGGAATACTTAAGCTGGATTATATTAAAAATTATACTCATAGTGTTGATTTTCAAGATAATAAAATAGATATTAACATTATTCCACAAGTAACAGGACTTCCAGTAAGTTCTCAAAAGATTCAAAAATGTGCTTTTATAAAGCCTATTCGAGAAGAGCAGGAATTTAATCTTATGGTTATTGATAAATCAAATAATAAAGATAAAGAGGAATATGGAACCAATTATTTTATTACTAGTTATCTTGGATGTAGTGTTGTTAATAATGAAAGAGATATGACAAGAAATTTTGTAAGTGCTGCAGAAAATTGGACACGAGATAGGCTTAGTGAAGATGCTGACAGTGCTGAAAAACTTAGAAGTACAATTAAAAAAAGGCTTAAAGAAGATGAACATATAGATGTTAAGGCGCTTTCAGAAGATTTATTTAAAGAGGAACATCAGACAAAGCAGGATTTTATTGAATTTGTAGCAGCTCATGGTGTTGAAGAACAAGTACCCGTTGATAAGGCTTGGGTTGAGAAGAAACTTAAGAGGGTTAGATTAAAGATAGATAAGGATATAGATTTATATATCAATGAAGAAACCTATAACGATAATGAACGCATGGAAATTCAGAGAAATGGGGATGGATCTATAAATATTGTAATAAAACATGTAATAAATTATATAGAAAAATAA
- a CDS encoding alpha-amylase family glycosyl hydrolase, giving the protein MKIKKIIYFLVLCIVSTLFFGCTRQTVAQNDGYEGRVFYEIFVRSFKDSNGDGKGDIKGITQKLDYIKGLGVKGIWLTPINSSPSYHGYDVSDYYKINPEYGTMDDFKELIKEAHKEGIMVLMDLVMNHTSLENQWFKEASKDKNSKFRDYYIWADKNTDVNEMSSINTFPWTKLNDDYYYSIFWSGMPDLNYDNSAVRDEMKKVAKFYLDMGVDGFRLDAAMHIYKESDKNVQWWKEFNDYVKAQNKNAVLLGEVWSNTKTIAPYFKGLDSTFNFPLGDAIINMVNSSNGLLVSEQIKSAYEYYDKFNKNYIDSPFLTNHDMDRVANKCNGDSDKMKKAAAILLTLPGTPFIYYGEETGMMGGKPDEKIREPFIWDNKDKAQNTSWEPINNVVDDVAVNIEQSNKGSILNFYKQMIAIRNNSEVLKHGNFGTIESDEASVFAFKRTLNNDSVYVLINLGDKSVKQSIDLKNAKVIYSNKRKDKKLKFNGNVNLIDGEILIIEK; this is encoded by the coding sequence ATGAAAATAAAAAAGATAATATACTTTTTAGTTTTGTGTATTGTGAGTACACTTTTTTTTGGATGCACAAGGCAAACGGTTGCACAAAATGATGGCTATGAAGGAAGAGTATTTTATGAAATTTTTGTTAGGTCTTTTAAGGATAGTAATGGAGATGGAAAGGGAGATATAAAAGGAATAACTCAAAAGCTTGATTACATAAAAGGCTTGGGAGTTAAGGGGATATGGCTAACTCCTATAAATTCTAGTCCATCCTATCACGGATATGATGTGTCGGATTATTATAAAATTAATCCTGAGTATGGAACTATGGATGATTTTAAAGAGCTAATAAAAGAGGCACATAAAGAAGGAATTATGGTACTTATGGATTTAGTTATGAACCACACAAGCTTAGAAAATCAATGGTTTAAAGAAGCTTCTAAGGATAAAAACAGTAAGTTTAGGGATTATTACATTTGGGCAGATAAGAATACAGATGTAAATGAAATGTCTTCTATAAATACTTTTCCATGGACTAAGCTTAATGATGACTATTATTATTCTATTTTCTGGAGCGGAATGCCGGATTTAAACTATGATAACAGTGCTGTTCGTGATGAAATGAAAAAGGTTGCTAAATTTTATTTGGATATGGGTGTTGATGGGTTTAGACTAGATGCTGCAATGCACATCTATAAAGAAAGCGATAAGAATGTACAGTGGTGGAAAGAATTTAATGATTATGTAAAAGCTCAGAATAAAAATGCTGTACTTTTAGGGGAAGTATGGAGCAATACAAAAACTATAGCACCATACTTTAAAGGGTTAGACTCTACTTTTAACTTTCCTTTAGGAGATGCGATAATAAACATGGTGAACAGTTCAAATGGCCTCTTGGTGTCTGAACAGATAAAAAGCGCTTATGAGTACTACGATAAGTTCAATAAAAATTATATAGATAGTCCTTTTTTAACAAACCATGATATGGACAGGGTAGCTAACAAATGCAATGGTGATTCAGATAAAATGAAAAAGGCAGCAGCCATTTTATTAACATTGCCTGGTACTCCATTCATATATTATGGAGAAGAAACTGGTATGATGGGTGGAAAACCAGATGAAAAAATAAGAGAACCTTTTATATGGGATAATAAAGATAAAGCACAAAATACATCCTGGGAACCCATAAATAATGTAGTTGACGATGTAGCAGTAAATATAGAGCAGTCAAATAAAGGTTCAATTTTAAATTTTTATAAGCAGATGATAGCAATTAGAAATAATAGCGAAGTTTTAAAGCATGGAAATTTTGGAACGATTGAATCAGATGAAGCAAGCGTATTTGCCTTTAAAAGAACCTTAAATAATGATAGCGTATATGTACTAATTAATTTAGGGGATAAAAGTGTGAAGCAATCTATAGATTTAAAAAATGCAAAGGTTATTTATTCAAATAAAAGAAAAGATAAAAAACTTAAATTTAATGGCAATGTGAATTTAATAGATGGTGAAATATTAATAATAGAAAAATAA
- a CDS encoding DUF6106 family protein → MDNFYEQLVTTFKTTKYKMANSGVYVFLVLGFLAMILGSVIPSLLLLALSGGLFILKKKLFVEYEYEFTNGDIDIDKILEMKKRTRVISFNIKEVELIAPENSTYVKDFSNKPEKVLNFYPSTANTQIYVAMVTGGNERVQIRFVPDEKFLNLCYKYNPRAIKRS, encoded by the coding sequence ATGGACAACTTTTATGAGCAGTTAGTGACTACATTTAAAACAACTAAATATAAAATGGCGAACAGTGGTGTATATGTATTTTTAGTTTTAGGATTTCTTGCTATGATTTTAGGAAGTGTTATACCCAGTCTTTTACTTTTAGCTTTATCTGGTGGATTATTTATATTAAAGAAAAAACTATTTGTAGAATATGAATATGAATTTACAAATGGGGATATAGATATTGATAAAATATTAGAAATGAAAAAGAGAACTAGAGTAATTAGCTTTAATATAAAAGAAGTAGAACTCATAGCACCTGAAAACAGCACCTACGTAAAGGATTTTTCCAACAAACCTGAAAAAGTATTGAATTTTTATCCAAGCACTGCTAATACACAAATTTATGTTGCTATGGTTACAGGCGGGAATGAGAGAGTACAAATAAGGTTTGTACCAGATGAAAAGTTTCTAAATTTATGTTATAAATACAATCCTAGAGCAATTAAACGTTCCTAA